One Candidatus Deferrimicrobiaceae bacterium genomic window, TCGTCACGTACAAGGAGGCATGGCATGCCGTGCAGGGAAGGCCCGACTTCCCGACGTGCGCGTCGTGGCGGAAGGTGACGTTGCCGATTTTCTTGACCTCATAGACGATGTCGCCTCCGCCGACCTGCGCGTATCCGGCCGATGTCACGGCGACGAGGAGCGTAAGCACGATCAATGCCCTATTCATGACCAATCCTCCTCCCTTGATCTTGCCTTACCTCATTCTGTATGGGGGTAGAGAAGAAATGCTCGAGGGACGCTTTTTCTCTTAGGATACGGCAAGGGAAGTCCTGACGCATGTCGAC contains:
- a CDS encoding cytochrome c3 family protein, with product MNRALIVLTLLVAVTSAGYAQVGGGDIVYEVKKIGNVTFRHDAHVGKSGLPCTACHASLYVTKEKRKTATMAQMGKGASCGSCHDGKTAFSVKGSCNPCHTKEVK